CGCACCCTCCCGATGGGAGGGCTCGCCATCATTCGCGCGATCGGATTCCACCCGGACCACCGCCGTTTGATCGTCTCCGGAAGCAATCTGGGAGAGGCCGAACGAATCTGGTCGCGGGAGATGGAAGGCGGCGCGCCTCCCCGTCCCATCTCGCCGCCCGGGTTGTATGCGCTCTCGTCTGCCTTTCTGTCTCCCGACGGCCGCTGGGCGGCCGCGGTGGACGGGGACGACGCCCTCTGGCTCGTTCCGGTGGACGGAGGCGAACCGAAGCGGATGCCGGGTGTCGAGGACGGCGAAATGTTCGCCGGCTGGGCAGGAGACGGCAAGGCGATCCATGTCTTTCGCTACTCGGGAAAACTCATCATCCACCGCGTGGAATTTCCGACCGGCGTCCGCCGGCAGTGGAAGGAAGCGTTTCTCCCCGACACGATCAGCGCGCAGGAGCCGTCCAGGGTCGTCGTCGCGAGAGATGCCGACGCCTGGGCCGCCGGCTACGAGAGCCTTCTGGGCGAGCTTTACGTCGTGGCAGGACTGAAATGACCCTCTCACCCGGCACCAAGCTCGGCCCCTATGAGGTGGTCGCCGCTATCGGGGCGGGCGGGATGGGCGAGGTCTATCGGGCGAGGGACGCGCGCCTCTCGAGGGACGTCGCGGTGAAGGTGCTTCCGGAAGAGCTCTTTGAAGGCGAAGAGAGGAGACAGCGGTTCGAGAGGGAAGCGCGGCTGCTCGCAGCGCTCAACCATCCGGGAATCGCCGCCATCTACTCATTCGAAGAAATCCCCTCTTCGGCTTCCTCCGCGTCGCGCCACATTCTCGTGATGGAGCTGCTCGAAGGCGAGACGCTCCGCGCGAAGCTGGCGGGCGGCGCGATCGCGCCGCGCAAGGCGGTCGATTTCGCGCAGCAGATGGCGCAGGGTCTTGCCGCCGCGCACGACAAGGGGATCGTCCACCGCGACTTGAAGCCCGAGAACGTCTTCGTCACGAAGGACGGGCGCGTCAAGATCCTCGACTTCGGGCTCGCCCGCCAGGCGGAGCGGAAGCTCGCCGAGGACGAGACGAGCGCGCCCACGGCTGCCCGGCACACCGATCCGGGAACCGTGATGGGAACGGTTGGCTACATGTCGCCCGAGCAGGTGAAGGGTCTCCCGGTCGACAATCGGTCGGACCTCTTCGCGTTCGGCGCGATCCTCCACGAAATGCTTTCGGGCAGGATCGCGTTCAAGCGCGACACGCCTCCCGAGACTCTGACGGCGATCCTGCGCGAGGAGCCCGCCGACCTCTCGGGCCCGAATCGCATCGTCGACCCCGCGCTCGAGCGGCTCGTGCGCCACTGTCTCGAGAAGAGCCCGGAGGAGCGCTTCCAGTCCGCGCGGGATCTCGCGTACGCCCTCTCGACGCTGACGTCCTCGTCCGGCGCGCTCAGCGGGGCGACGGGCGCCGTGAGCGCTCGAGCAGCTGGCCGGCGCTTCCGGCCGGCGATCCCTGCTGCCGTCGCCGCAGGCATCCTCCTCGGTGCCGTTGCGACGGGCGTCCTCCTCCGGCCGAGGCCGATCGCGCCGCCCGAGTTCCAGGTTCTCACGTACTCGGGGAGCGACGGGCAGCCGTCGGTGTCGCCGGACGGAAGAACGATCGCCTTCGTCTCCTCCCGTGACGGCCGGCCCCGCGTCTGGGTCAAGCAGGTCGTCGGCGGCGCCGAGGCGGTCCTCACCGAGGGTCCGGACGCCCAGCCGCGTGTCTCTCCGGACGGCTCATCCGTGCTTTTCCTCCGATCGTCCGCCGCGGAGGCGTCCGTCTACCGGGCTGCCCTCGTGGGCGGCGAGGCGCGGCGTGTCGTCGGCCCTGCGGTCGCAGCCGACTGGTCGCCGGACGGGAAGGAGATCGTCTTCCTGAGGACGAGCGCCTCGGGGGGCACGATCGACTCGTCGCTCCGGCGCATTGCGCTGGATGGCACGAACGAGCGTACCGTCGCGAACGTGCCCGGCCGGCTCCTGACGGCGCCGCGCTGGTCGCCCGACGGCACGACGATCGCCGCGCTCGAGAGCCCGGGGACCGGAACGGCCACGCCGAAACTCGTGCTCTTCCCCGTCGACGGCTCGGCCCCGACGCGTGTCGAAACGCCGGAGACACGCGCCGTGCTCGGATACGCCTGGAACGGGGACAGCCGGCGTGTCGTCTTCCTGGGCGGCGCCTCGTCGGACGCCAACAGCCGCTCCCGGACGGCGAAGGTCTTCCTGAAAGATGTCCGGACGGGAACCTCTCGCGCCGTGATTTCGGGGATCGACTTCGGCGGAAGCCTGGACGTCTTCGGGAACGGCGCTCTCATCCTCGTCACGCTCGCGCGCCGCTCGAACTTGCGGGAGGTCTCGGCGGCGGGCGCCCCGGGTCCCGGCCGGTGGCTCACGCGAGGCGGCAGCATCGACCGCCAGCCCGTATACGCCCCGGACGGCGAGTGGGTGGCGTTCACGTCGAACCGGAGCGGGAACCAGGACATCTGGGAGCTCTCCACGAAGACGGGCGCCGTCCGCCGGCTCACGGAGGATCCCGCCGACGACTTCGATCCTGCGTTCACGCGGGACGGCAAGAGCCTCATCTTCAGCTCCAACCGCGGCGGCCACTTCGAGATCTGGATTGCGACCCGCGATGGGAGCGGCGCGCGCCGCGTGACGGACGACGGCCTGGACGCCGAGAACGCATCCGCCACGCCGGATGGGAAGTGGCTCGTTTACTCGTCCGGCAATCCGGACAAGCGCGGCATCTGGAAGATCCGGCCCGACGGGACGGGCGCAACGCGGCTCGTTGGGGGTCCGGTCATTCTCCCGGAGATCTCGCCAGACGGGCGGGTCGTGTCGTTCGTCACCGTGAGCGGGCCGGACGGGTCCACGAGCGTCTCGGGCGGAGCGAACAGCGCGATCGGCGCCGTGCGCCTCGACGACGGCACGCCCGTCCCGTTCGAGGCCATCGCCACGGGCGCGATCGCCAACCGCGGCCGCCACCGCTGGACGCCGGACGGCGCCTCACTCGTCTTCCTGACGGGCGACCGAAAAGAGACTCTTGGCCTTACGGCCCAGCCCTTCATTCCCGGCAGGGACACATCTTCGGCGCGGCGGTCCGTGGCGGGCTTCATGCCGGACTCCCTCACCGAGTCCTTCGGCATCTCGCCCGACGGCTCGCGCATGACGATCAGCGAGTTCCAGGTCTCCCTCGGCCTCCTCCTGGCCGAAGGAGTCGAGGGCATCGTCGCCAGGCCCGCGCACGGAGTGAAACCATGAGCATCGCAGCCGGCACGAAACTCGGCCCGTACGAAATCCTCTCGCCACTCGGGAAGGGCGGGATGGGGGAGGTCTACCGGGCGCGGGATGCGCGCGTCGATCGGGTGGTCGCACTGAAGGTACTGCCGGAAGAGTTCTTTGAAGGTGAAGAGAGGAGGCAGAGATTCGAGCGAGAGGCTCGAATGCTCGCGAGCCTCAACCATCCAGGGATCGCCGTTCTTTACTCATTCGAAGAAATCCCCTCTTCCTCCTCCTCTTCTCGTTCTTTGGTGTCGCGCCACGTCCTCGTCATGGAGCTCGTCGAGGGCGAAGGCCTCGATGCACGCGCCGCCGCCGGCCCTCTTCCACTCGAGGAGACTCTTTCGTTCGCCCGTCAGATCGCCGAGGCGCTGGAGGCCGCGCACGAGAAGGGGATCGTCCACCGGGACCTCAAGCCCGCAAACGTCATGGTGACGAAGAGCGGGCGCGTCAAGGTGCTCGACTTCGGCCTCGCGAAGATCGCGACGTCCGGCGACGGAGCGCAGGTCGACTCGGAGCTTGCGACGGACATGCGGACCCAGGAGGGCGTCGTGGTGGGGACGGTACCCTACATGTCGCCCGAGCAGGCCCAGGGCCGGCCGCTCGACCACCGGACGGACATCTTCTCCCTCGGAGTCATCCTCTACGAGCTCGCGACAGGGCAGAGGCCGTTCCGGGGTGATTCGTCCGCCGAGCTTCTCTCGTCGATCCTGCGCGACACGCCGCGCCCGCCGGGCGAGCTGCGCCCGGGGCTGCCGGCGGGCCTCGATCGGCTGATCGGGCGTTGCCTCGAGAAGGATCGCGACCAGCGATACGCCACGGCCCACGATCTCACCGTGGACCTCGGCGAGCTGCAGCGCGATCCGACTTCGCCGACGAGGCCCGCGGCGGCCGCTCCGCTCCGCGCGTCGAAGAAGCTCATCCTCCTCGGTGCGGCCGCGCTCGTCGTGGTTCTCGCCGCGGGCGCGTTCGTGGCGATCCGCAGGGCCGGCCGCGGCGCCTCGATCGAATCGGTGGCCGTGCTGCCGTTCGAAAATGCGTCGAACGACCCCGCAATCGAGTACCTCAGCAACGGGATCTCCGAAAGCCTGATCAGCACCCTCTCGCGACTGCCCGGTCTCCGGGTCATCTCGCGAAAGTCGGCCTTCGCCTTCAAGGGCATGAAGCTGGACCCGAAGGAGATCGGCAAGAAGCTCGGCGTCGACGCCCTTCTCCTCGGCACTCTCGAGCAGCGGGGCTCGGACCTGGCCATCACCGCCGAGCTCGTGAGCGTCCGAGACGACACGCAGCTTTGGGGCGAGAAGTACAGCCGGCGGGCGGACGACGTCCTCCGGGTCGAAGGAGAAATCGCCGCCACGATCGCGCGGACCCTGCGCCGCCAGCTGAGCGGGGAAGAGAAGGCGAAGCTCGCCCGCGGCAGGACCGAAGACCCCGAAGCCTATCGCCTCTATCTGAAAGGGCGCGACTATCTCCTGGGCAACCAGCAGGAGATGGACAAGAGCGTCGACTACTTCAAGCAGGCCGTGGCGCGGGCGCCCGACTACGCTCTCGCCTACGCCGGGCTCGCCGAGGCTCACACCCGCCAGGCTTACCTGAGCGGGAGCGGCCGCGCGGAGCCGGCGGGCAAGGCGCGGGCGGCCCTGAGTCGTGCGCTCGAGCTCGATCCGGATCTCGCCGAGGCCCACGCCGTGCTGGGACTCGTCAGTTTCTTCTTCGAGTGGGACTGGGCGGGCGCGGAGGCCGAGTTCCGGCGCGCGCTCGAGCTCAATCCCGGCAGCGGCACGGTTCAGGGTCAGTACGGTTGGTATCTGACCGCGATGGGCCGCCTCGACGAGGGGCTCGCGCACTTGCGGAAGGCCGCCGAGCTCGACCCGCTTTCGGTCGGCCCCATCCACGACATCGCGATCAACTACATGGTCCGGGGAGACCTCGAGCAGGCCGCGACGAACTTCCGCCGCGCGATCGACATCGACCCTAACTGGACCTGGGGCTACGTCAAGCTGGGCCGGACGCTGGCACGCCAGAAGAAGTTTCCCGAGGCGCTCGCCCAGGCCGAGATCGCCGAGAGGAGGATCGCGGGCGGCGCCGCGGCGCTGATGCGCTCGTGGCT
The window above is part of the Acidobacteriota bacterium genome. Proteins encoded here:
- a CDS encoding protein kinase: MSIAAGTKLGPYEILSPLGKGGMGEVYRARDARVDRVVALKVLPEEFFEGEERRQRFEREARMLASLNHPGIAVLYSFEEIPSSSSSSRSLVSRHVLVMELVEGEGLDARAAAGPLPLEETLSFARQIAEALEAAHEKGIVHRDLKPANVMVTKSGRVKVLDFGLAKIATSGDGAQVDSELATDMRTQEGVVVGTVPYMSPEQAQGRPLDHRTDIFSLGVILYELATGQRPFRGDSSAELLSSILRDTPRPPGELRPGLPAGLDRLIGRCLEKDRDQRYATAHDLTVDLGELQRDPTSPTRPAAAAPLRASKKLILLGAAALVVVLAAGAFVAIRRAGRGASIESVAVLPFENASNDPAIEYLSNGISESLISTLSRLPGLRVISRKSAFAFKGMKLDPKEIGKKLGVDALLLGTLEQRGSDLAITAELVSVRDDTQLWGEKYSRRADDVLRVEGEIAATIARTLRRQLSGEEKAKLARGRTEDPEAYRLYLKGRDYLLGNQQEMDKSVDYFKQAVARAPDYALAYAGLAEAHTRQAYLSGSGRAEPAGKARAALSRALELDPDLAEAHAVLGLVSFFFEWDWAGAEAEFRRALELNPGSGTVQGQYGWYLTAMGRLDEGLAHLRKAAELDPLSVGPIHDIAINYMVRGDLEQAATNFRRAIDIDPNWTWGYVKLGRTLARQKKFPEALAQAEIAERRIAGGAAALMRSWLGVIYALCGETARARQKLDELHSFSKSQYVDPVTFADVHSALGEMDEALHWYEKAFEDRTPNMAYASIAPGITPGLAGIARYEAIVRKMNFPGPAR
- a CDS encoding serine/threonine-protein kinase, with protein sequence MTLSPGTKLGPYEVVAAIGAGGMGEVYRARDARLSRDVAVKVLPEELFEGEERRQRFEREARLLAALNHPGIAAIYSFEEIPSSASSASRHILVMELLEGETLRAKLAGGAIAPRKAVDFAQQMAQGLAAAHDKGIVHRDLKPENVFVTKDGRVKILDFGLARQAERKLAEDETSAPTAARHTDPGTVMGTVGYMSPEQVKGLPVDNRSDLFAFGAILHEMLSGRIAFKRDTPPETLTAILREEPADLSGPNRIVDPALERLVRHCLEKSPEERFQSARDLAYALSTLTSSSGALSGATGAVSARAAGRRFRPAIPAAVAAGILLGAVATGVLLRPRPIAPPEFQVLTYSGSDGQPSVSPDGRTIAFVSSRDGRPRVWVKQVVGGAEAVLTEGPDAQPRVSPDGSSVLFLRSSAAEASVYRAALVGGEARRVVGPAVAADWSPDGKEIVFLRTSASGGTIDSSLRRIALDGTNERTVANVPGRLLTAPRWSPDGTTIAALESPGTGTATPKLVLFPVDGSAPTRVETPETRAVLGYAWNGDSRRVVFLGGASSDANSRSRTAKVFLKDVRTGTSRAVISGIDFGGSLDVFGNGALILVTLARRSNLREVSAAGAPGPGRWLTRGGSIDRQPVYAPDGEWVAFTSNRSGNQDIWELSTKTGAVRRLTEDPADDFDPAFTRDGKSLIFSSNRGGHFEIWIATRDGSGARRVTDDGLDAENASATPDGKWLVYSSGNPDKRGIWKIRPDGTGATRLVGGPVILPEISPDGRVVSFVTVSGPDGSTSVSGGANSAIGAVRLDDGTPVPFEAIATGAIANRGRHRWTPDGASLVFLTGDRKETLGLTAQPFIPGRDTSSARRSVAGFMPDSLTESFGISPDGSRMTISEFQVSLGLLLAEGVEGIVARPAHGVKP